A genomic stretch from Deltaproteobacteria bacterium HGW-Deltaproteobacteria-18 includes:
- a CDS encoding YdiU family protein, translated as MSSQNQNPLAAQGWNFDNTYTRLPESLFVRQKPVAVRKPGLALLNRELATSLDLDPDSLDGPDGAAIFAGNILPAGADPIAQAYAGHQFGHFTMLGDGRAILLGEHVTAGGERFDIQLKGSGQTPFSRRGDGRAALGPMLREYIISEAMHALGIPTTRSLAVATTGEPVHRETTLAGAVLTRVAASHIRVGTFEYLAARGKTEDLRTLAEYTIRRHYPELAEAEKPFLELLRAVMERQARLVTSWLHVGFVHGVMNTDNMALCGESIDYGPCAFMDAYDPATVFSSIDRDGRYAYGNQPSIVQWNLTRLAETLLPLLHEHEEKAALLARETLEEFPALFRRHWIQGMRAKLGLFTAEDEDASLAQDLLTLMQESGADYTLTLRELTGEAPEGSFFRDTGFTRWQGRWQARLSRQHETPEESRILMRAHNPAIIPRNRRVEEALEAATLKNDLEPLKRLLGALSTPFEDRPEHARYRDPAPLGNGYRTFCGT; from the coding sequence ATGTCTTCTCAAAATCAAAATCCCCTCGCCGCACAAGGCTGGAATTTCGACAATACCTACACCCGTCTGCCCGAATCGCTTTTCGTGCGCCAAAAGCCCGTTGCAGTAAGAAAACCGGGCCTTGCACTCCTGAATCGCGAACTGGCGACGTCTTTGGATCTTGACCCGGACAGCCTTGATGGTCCGGACGGAGCCGCCATTTTCGCCGGGAACATTCTCCCGGCAGGCGCGGACCCCATTGCCCAGGCCTACGCGGGACATCAGTTCGGGCACTTCACCATGCTCGGCGACGGCCGCGCCATCCTTCTGGGTGAACATGTCACCGCCGGCGGCGAGCGCTTCGACATCCAGCTCAAGGGCTCCGGCCAGACCCCCTTTTCCCGCCGTGGCGATGGGCGCGCGGCCCTGGGCCCCATGCTCCGTGAATACATCATCAGCGAAGCCATGCACGCCCTTGGCATCCCGACCACGCGCAGCCTCGCCGTGGCCACCACCGGCGAGCCCGTGCACCGCGAAACAACCCTGGCTGGCGCCGTCCTGACCCGCGTGGCGGCCAGTCACATCCGCGTGGGCACCTTCGAGTACCTTGCGGCGCGCGGCAAGACCGAAGACCTGCGCACCCTGGCCGAATACACCATCCGCCGTCATTACCCGGAGCTTGCCGAGGCTGAAAAGCCCTTCCTCGAACTGCTGCGCGCGGTCATGGAGCGCCAGGCCCGGCTCGTGACCAGCTGGCTGCACGTCGGCTTCGTCCACGGTGTCATGAACACCGACAACATGGCCCTGTGCGGAGAAAGCATCGACTACGGCCCGTGCGCGTTCATGGACGCATACGACCCGGCCACGGTCTTCAGCTCCATCGACCGCGACGGACGCTACGCCTATGGAAACCAGCCATCCATCGTCCAATGGAACCTGACCAGGCTGGCCGAAACCCTGCTCCCGCTGCTGCATGAACACGAGGAAAAGGCCGCCCTGCTTGCCCGGGAGACGCTTGAAGAATTTCCGGCGCTGTTCAGACGGCACTGGATTCAAGGCATGCGGGCCAAGCTCGGCCTGTTCACGGCCGAGGACGAGGACGCATCCCTGGCCCAGGACCTCCTGACGCTCATGCAGGAAAGCGGCGCGGACTACACCCTGACCCTGCGCGAACTCACCGGGGAGGCCCCGGAGGGGTCATTCTTCCGCGACACCGGCTTCACGCGCTGGCAAGGGCGCTGGCAGGCGCGGCTGTCCCGGCAGCACGAGACGCCCGAGGAGTCGCGCATCCTCATGCGAGCGCACAATCCGGCCATCATTCCGCGCAACCGCCGCGTGGAGGAAGCGCTGGAAGCGGCGACACTCAAAAACGACCTTGAGCCCCTGAAACGGCTTCTGGGCGCCCTGTCAACACCCTTCGAAGACCGGCCCGAACACGCGCGCTACCGCGATCCGGCGCCGCTTGGCAACGGCTACCGGACGTTCTGCGGAACATGA
- a CDS encoding phosphomethylpyrimidine synthase codes for MTQPGFAREGKITPEMRVVAEKENLDPEVIREGVEKGVIVIPRSVGRNFSVEGIGAGLKTKVNANIGTSGVQGALDVELAKLEVAVRAGAHSVMDLSTGRELMATRRAILDHSPVMVGAVPMYAVAADLVDAGYGIEAMTASMLLESIEAQCAEGLDYITVHCGVTRQAVARTHAQDRVAGIVSRGGALLAAWMERNNRENPLLEEFERLLDIAFRFDVTLSLGDGLRPGAVSDATDSAQIQELLVIGELGRRARARGVQVMIEGPGHMPLNQIAGNVMLQKRICDGAPFYVLGPLTTDIAPGYDHITAAIGGAVAAAAGADFLCYVTPAEHLCLPNMDDVHQGVVSTLIAAHSGDIAKGVPGAIDRDRTLSVCRKELDWDGMFAAALDQDLPRRRWEENRASEGKTCTMCGKLCAMDAHNSLRRECLS; via the coding sequence ATGACACAACCTGGTTTTGCCCGAGAGGGAAAGATCACCCCGGAAATGCGGGTGGTGGCGGAGAAGGAGAATCTGGACCCTGAAGTCATCCGCGAGGGTGTGGAAAAGGGGGTGATCGTCATCCCAAGGAGCGTGGGGCGGAATTTTTCCGTCGAGGGGATTGGCGCAGGCCTGAAAACCAAGGTCAACGCCAATATAGGCACGTCCGGAGTGCAGGGTGCGCTGGACGTCGAATTGGCCAAGCTCGAAGTGGCGGTCAGAGCCGGAGCGCACAGCGTCATGGACCTGTCCACGGGCCGGGAACTCATGGCCACCCGGCGCGCGATCCTCGATCATTCGCCGGTCATGGTCGGGGCCGTTCCCATGTATGCGGTGGCTGCCGATCTGGTCGATGCCGGTTACGGGATAGAGGCCATGACCGCCTCCATGCTGCTCGAATCCATCGAGGCGCAATGCGCCGAGGGGCTTGATTACATCACCGTGCACTGCGGAGTAACCCGCCAAGCCGTGGCCAGAACCCACGCGCAGGACCGTGTGGCCGGGATTGTCAGCAGGGGCGGGGCGCTCCTGGCGGCCTGGATGGAACGCAACAACCGCGAGAATCCACTGCTGGAGGAATTCGAAAGGCTCCTCGACATCGCGTTTCGCTTCGATGTCACCTTGAGCCTGGGCGACGGGCTGCGCCCCGGAGCGGTCAGCGACGCCACGGATTCGGCGCAGATCCAGGAGTTGCTGGTCATCGGGGAACTGGGCAGGCGGGCCCGGGCCAGAGGAGTGCAGGTCATGATTGAGGGGCCGGGGCACATGCCGCTGAATCAGATCGCGGGCAACGTCATGCTGCAAAAGCGCATTTGCGACGGCGCACCCTTTTATGTCCTGGGCCCTTTGACCACCGACATTGCGCCCGGGTACGACCACATCACTGCTGCCATCGGAGGGGCTGTCGCGGCGGCCGCGGGTGCGGATTTTCTGTGTTATGTGACACCCGCCGAGCATCTCTGCCTGCCAAATATGGACGATGTACATCAGGGCGTGGTCAGCACTCTCATCGCGGCTCATTCCGGCGATATCGCCAAGGGTGTCCCCGGAGCCATCGACCGGGACCGGACTCTGTCCGTGTGCCGCAAGGAGCTGGATTGGGACGGTATGTTCGCGGCGGCCCTGGATCAGGACCTGCCCCGGCGCCGCTGGGAGGAAAACCGCGCCAGCGAAGGCAAGACCTGCACCATGTGCGGCAAGCTCTGCGCCATGGACGCCCATAATTCCTTGCGCCGGGAATGCCTGTCCTGA
- a CDS encoding MOSC domain-containing protein has translation MKIVSLATSLKKGTRKTTVDELRLVEDHGVEGDAHAGPWHRQVSFLAAEQIEGCIEQGLNVEFGAFAENIASEGVDWKTLPVGTQVELGDEVLVEITQIGKECHKKCAIFYQAGDCIMPREGVFGRVLKSGMVRVGDAIRIEDAVRN, from the coding sequence ATGAAGATAGTTTCCCTGGCTACGAGCCTGAAGAAAGGCACGCGCAAGACCACAGTGGATGAACTGCGCCTGGTCGAGGACCATGGCGTGGAAGGAGACGCCCACGCCGGCCCCTGGCATCGGCAGGTGAGTTTTCTGGCTGCCGAGCAGATTGAAGGCTGCATCGAGCAAGGGCTGAACGTCGAATTCGGCGCCTTTGCCGAGAACATCGCCAGTGAAGGCGTGGACTGGAAGACCCTGCCCGTCGGCACGCAGGTGGAACTTGGCGACGAAGTCCTGGTCGAGATCACGCAGATCGGCAAGGAATGCCACAAAAAATGCGCCATCTTCTATCAGGCCGGAGACTGCATCATGCCCCGCGAAGGCGTTTTCGGGCGAGTCCTCAAAAGTGGCATGGTCCGGGTTGGCGACGCGATCAGGATTGAAGACGCGGTTCGGAACTGA
- a CDS encoding redox-sensing transcriptional repressor Rex: MENFDQFYNRTRGIHIMANTRKRPRADKNNLIIRRMSIYLRTLDHLQNKGVKVTSSADLEMIDGVSQSLVRRDFAEFGSFGVRGVGYHVPELREQIARILGLDRHWRVALIGAGGLGSVLMHSASFKKRNLSVVQIFDHQVASAGASIEGIPVHEIANLELELEASSIDVAIIAVPPPEVQGIIDRLSQLGVRGALYFASRPVRIPENMVVLNMDITVELGVLTHQLLEP, translated from the coding sequence ATGGAGAATTTTGATCAGTTTTACAACCGCACACGAGGTATCCACATCATGGCAAACACGAGAAAGCGCCCCAGGGCGGACAAGAACAATCTCATCATCCGCCGCATGTCGATCTATTTGCGCACGCTGGACCACCTTCAGAACAAGGGTGTGAAAGTCACCTCGTCCGCGGACCTCGAGATGATTGACGGCGTGTCCCAGAGCCTGGTGCGTCGGGACTTCGCCGAGTTCGGGTCTTTCGGGGTCAGGGGGGTAGGGTATCATGTGCCGGAGTTGCGCGAGCAGATTGCTCGGATTCTGGGGTTGGATCGGCACTGGAGGGTCGCCCTGATCGGTGCCGGAGGCCTGGGCAGCGTGCTCATGCATTCGGCCTCCTTCAAGAAGCGCAACCTCTCGGTGGTTCAGATTTTCGACCACCAAGTCGCCAGCGCGGGCGCTTCCATCGAGGGCATCCCGGTTCACGAAATTGCCAATCTTGAGCTGGAGTTGGAAGCGAGCAGCATCGATGTGGCCATCATCGCCGTTCCTCCGCCGGAAGTCCAAGGAATCATCGACCGCCTTTCGCAGTTGGGCGTCCGCGGCGCTCTCTACTTCGCTTCCCGCCCGGTGCGAATCCCGGAAAACATGGTGGTGCTGAACATGGACATCACCGTGGAACTCGGAGTGCTGACGCACCAGTTGCTGGAGCCCTGA
- a CDS encoding translation initiation factor IF-1 has protein sequence MAKEESIEVEGVVEEAMPNAMFLVRLENGHQVLGHISGKMRKFYIRILPGDRVKLELSPYDLTRGRITYRFK, from the coding sequence ATGGCCAAGGAAGAGTCTATCGAAGTTGAAGGTGTCGTCGAGGAAGCCATGCCCAATGCCATGTTTCTGGTTCGTCTGGAAAATGGTCATCAGGTGCTTGGACACATCTCAGGAAAGATGCGCAAGTTTTACATCCGCATCCTGCCCGGTGACAGGGTTAAGCTGGAGCTTTCTCCCTATGACCTGACCCGCGGCAGAATCACCTACCGCTTCAAATAA
- a CDS encoding peptidase U32 yields MTQSPELLVPVGSPDKLATALRYGADAVYLGGQSLSLRAKTDGFSFPELRMAVEETHRHGAKVYFTLNLLAWEEHLPDVERYLEEIDACNVDGIIIADPGIVAMAKKRVPHIPIHLSTQANTSNSASAMFWRDQGVHRVNVARELGAGRIRAMAQKVRDLELEVFVHGAMCMAISGRCLLSAHLNQRSGNLGLCTHPCRFDYKITAVRLEERLRPGQDMWEVCEDEQFTQIMGAQDLCLIKYLRWFRQTGIHSLKIEGRMKTPSYLAQVTDIYRTALNDLEQGAFRPALYLEELQQLGTRPLSTGFFTPERITLRPALPRNLKKNIVAKLIEPVRPGLWLMDVKCRFQVGDPLEIVLPGLRRPLLASGDYGVEKEEGFHLSTAHSGLRLLLHCDHPDLEPGIFLRAHLPDAHNGQGS; encoded by the coding sequence ATGACACAATCACCCGAACTTCTCGTCCCCGTCGGAAGCCCTGACAAGCTGGCCACAGCCTTGCGCTACGGCGCAGACGCCGTGTATCTTGGCGGCCAGTCCTTAAGCCTGCGCGCCAAAACCGACGGCTTCTCCTTCCCCGAACTCAGAATGGCGGTGGAAGAGACACACCGTCACGGGGCCAAGGTCTACTTCACGCTGAACCTGCTGGCCTGGGAAGAGCACCTGCCCGACGTGGAACGTTACCTGGAAGAGATCGATGCCTGCAATGTGGACGGCATCATCATCGCCGACCCCGGCATCGTGGCCATGGCCAAAAAAAGGGTTCCGCACATTCCCATCCACCTCTCCACCCAGGCCAACACGTCGAACTCCGCTTCGGCCATGTTCTGGCGGGATCAGGGCGTGCACCGGGTCAACGTTGCCAGGGAACTCGGGGCCGGACGCATCCGGGCCATGGCGCAAAAAGTCCGGGACCTGGAGCTTGAGGTGTTCGTGCACGGGGCCATGTGCATGGCCATCTCCGGACGTTGCCTCTTGTCCGCGCACCTGAACCAGCGTTCGGGCAACCTGGGCCTGTGCACCCATCCCTGTCGCTTCGACTACAAGATCACGGCAGTTCGCCTGGAAGAGCGCCTGCGCCCGGGTCAGGACATGTGGGAGGTTTGCGAAGACGAACAGTTCACGCAGATCATGGGCGCCCAGGACCTGTGCCTGATCAAGTACCTACGCTGGTTCCGGCAGACGGGCATCCATAGCCTCAAGATAGAGGGTCGCATGAAAACGCCCTCCTACCTGGCCCAGGTCACGGACATCTACCGCACGGCATTGAACGATCTGGAACAGGGAGCGTTTCGTCCCGCCCTGTATCTTGAGGAATTGCAGCAACTCGGCACGCGGCCGCTCTCGACCGGATTCTTCACCCCCGAGCGCATCACCCTGCGTCCCGCCCTGCCCAGGAATCTCAAAAAGAACATCGTCGCCAAACTGATCGAACCCGTCCGCCCGGGGCTGTGGCTCATGGACGTCAAGTGCCGCTTTCAGGTCGGCGACCCTCTTGAGATCGTGCTCCCCGGCCTGCGCCGACCGCTGCTGGCTTCCGGGGACTACGGCGTGGAAAAAGAGGAGGGTTTTCACCTGAGCACCGCCCACAGCGGGTTGCGCCTGCTCCTGCATTGCGATCATCCGGATCTTGAGCCGGGCATCTTCCTGCGCGCCCACCTGCCCGACGCCCACAACGGCCAGGGAAGCTGA
- a CDS encoding two-component system response regulator — translation MIIDDEEHIRSSLACFLEDFDDFHIRAFHSAESALEELRREAADLCIVDIRLPVMNGPEFIRVSREQGLCRHHILHTGSTDFRLYVDIGTLGLVDDDVFQKPCDSMAMLERIRKVLRED, via the coding sequence ATGATCATCGACGACGAGGAGCACATCCGCAGCTCCCTGGCCTGTTTTCTGGAGGACTTTGACGATTTTCACATCCGCGCGTTCCACTCTGCTGAATCGGCGCTTGAGGAATTGCGGCGTGAAGCGGCGGACCTGTGTATCGTCGACATACGTCTGCCGGTCATGAACGGACCGGAATTCATCCGCGTCTCTCGGGAGCAGGGTTTGTGCCGGCACCATATCCTGCACACCGGCTCCACGGACTTTCGCCTCTATGTCGATATCGGCACGCTGGGCCTGGTTGATGACGACGTGTTCCAGAAGCCCTGCGACAGCATGGCCATGCTGGAACGGATCCGGAAAGTGCTGCGCGAAGACTGA
- a CDS encoding chemotaxis protein CheX, which yields MSPDMAKPFISATKHVLSAAAALEVVAGPPYVKKDKVACGCVSALIGITGDRKGTFCISFDKNTAVHIVRQMLGDAIEDVVQDVQDAMGEITNMISGHARVGLVDLGLKLQGSTPSVIMGDNHSISYRASAQAIAIPFSCQAGKFTLEFCFD from the coding sequence ATGAGCCCCGATATGGCCAAGCCTTTCATAAGCGCAACCAAGCATGTGCTCTCCGCAGCCGCAGCTCTGGAAGTCGTGGCCGGACCTCCCTATGTGAAAAAAGACAAGGTAGCCTGCGGCTGCGTCTCCGCGTTGATCGGCATCACCGGCGACAGGAAAGGGACTTTTTGCATCTCTTTTGACAAGAACACGGCAGTTCACATCGTCAGGCAAATGCTCGGAGACGCCATCGAGGACGTCGTGCAGGACGTACAGGACGCCATGGGCGAGATCACGAACATGATCTCCGGCCATGCTCGGGTCGGACTTGTGGACCTTGGCCTTAAACTGCAAGGCTCGACGCCGTCGGTCATCATGGGGGACAACCACTCCATCTCATACCGGGCCTCGGCCCAGGCCATCGCCATTCCCTTCTCCTGCCAGGCCGGAAAATTCACCCTTGAGTTCTGCTTCGACTAA
- a CDS encoding TIGR04211 family SH3 domain-containing protein gives MVLPARNSKGDDMRKYMMLTMMAVLLVVGAAHAQTAYVADVFEITLRSGPTNSNKILKMLPSSTPVEVLRNDKDWSLVRTEGVEGWVLARYLTRTVPAALQVERFAKENETLRAKMAEMTEKTSATTGENQALLDRLNRAETELASLQQRYAELEQGSKAYVDLQKAHDELVALQAETAQQAEALEMKNRDLSGDTQFRWFLTGAGVVGASLLLGLVLGRLQRKKTGRIFA, from the coding sequence ATGGTCTTGCCAGCCAGGAACTCAAAAGGGGATGACATGAGAAAATATATGATGCTGACCATGATGGCGGTGCTGCTTGTCGTGGGAGCGGCTCACGCGCAGACCGCCTACGTGGCTGACGTTTTCGAGATAACGCTGCGCTCCGGACCGACCAACAGCAACAAGATCCTGAAGATGCTGCCGTCCAGCACTCCCGTGGAAGTGCTCAGAAACGACAAGGACTGGTCCCTTGTGCGGACCGAAGGCGTGGAAGGATGGGTGTTGGCGCGCTATCTGACCAGGACTGTCCCGGCAGCCCTTCAGGTGGAGCGATTCGCCAAGGAAAATGAAACCCTGCGCGCCAAAATGGCCGAGATGACCGAAAAAACTTCCGCCACGACAGGCGAGAACCAGGCATTGCTGGACCGCCTGAACCGCGCCGAAACCGAACTGGCTTCCTTGCAGCAGCGGTATGCCGAACTGGAACAGGGATCAAAGGCCTATGTGGACCTGCAGAAAGCCCATGATGAACTCGTCGCGCTGCAGGCGGAAACGGCGCAGCAGGCAGAAGCCCTGGAGATGAAAAACAGGGATCTGAGCGGTGACACACAGTTCCGATGGTTCCTCACCGGAGCGGGCGTAGTCGGAGCCAGTCTGCTCCTCGGCCTGGTTCTTGGCCGGTTGCAGAGAAAGAAGACAGGCCGCATCTTCGCCTGA
- a CDS encoding phosphatase, producing MPEIDLHTHSTASDGTLSPSELVAAAVAARLKAIALTDHDTVMGLPEACATGRELGLEVIGGCELSVEFGRGSMHLLGLWLPQHPQRLQATLSRLSDLRTARNDNIIANLNSYGVDITRTELEDITTGGSIGRPHFAQLLVKKGFAVNFQDAFMNWLRPGTKGYAPKEKLLPRQAIELLKDEQATIILAHPCTLKLEKDEIENVLRELKDFGLDGMEVFYSMHTQAQTNFYAGLCNKLELLQSAGSDFHGDNKRGIALGRGKGGLRPSYELVRRMKEARQKLGLQLPTCS from the coding sequence ATGCCAGAAATAGATCTTCATACCCACTCCACCGCGTCCGATGGCACCCTGAGCCCTTCGGAACTCGTCGCTGCGGCCGTCGCTGCGCGTCTCAAAGCCATTGCCCTGACCGATCACGACACGGTCATGGGGCTGCCCGAAGCGTGCGCCACCGGACGCGAGCTCGGCCTTGAGGTCATCGGCGGGTGCGAACTGAGCGTTGAATTCGGGCGCGGCAGCATGCATCTGCTGGGGCTCTGGCTGCCCCAGCACCCGCAGCGACTGCAGGCCACCTTGAGCCGCCTGAGCGACCTGCGTACGGCGCGCAACGACAACATCATCGCGAACCTGAACTCCTACGGCGTGGACATCACCCGCACCGAACTGGAGGACATCACCACCGGCGGTTCCATCGGCCGCCCCCATTTCGCGCAACTGCTGGTAAAAAAAGGCTTCGCCGTCAATTTCCAGGACGCGTTCATGAACTGGCTGCGACCGGGGACCAAGGGGTACGCGCCCAAGGAAAAGCTCCTCCCCCGCCAGGCCATCGAGCTCTTGAAGGACGAACAGGCCACTATCATCCTGGCCCATCCCTGCACATTGAAGCTTGAAAAAGACGAAATCGAAAACGTGCTGCGCGAGCTCAAAGATTTCGGCCTCGACGGCATGGAAGTCTTCTACTCCATGCATACCCAGGCCCAGACAAATTTCTACGCGGGCCTGTGCAATAAGCTGGAACTGCTGCAGAGCGCAGGCTCCGACTTTCATGGCGACAACAAGCGGGGCATCGCCCTGGGCCGGGGCAAGGGCGGCCTGCGCCCCTCCTACGAACTGGTGCGACGCATGAAGGAAGCACGTCAGAAACTCGGTCTTCAACTTCCAACCTGCTCGTAA
- a CDS encoding peptidase C39, which translates to MISCAGCMQRPAFQQVRDSFPRAVRLDVPFVPQTQINDCGPAALASVLAFHGRYVELDELTRRVFTPGLGRSLLPDMENHARSLGFATRSGRGDLPLVRAMIDSGGPVILLLDMGTKMFSQGHYVVVYGHDPDGLLMHIGTRGDMYLPNRDLLDRWERMNRLYLFLE; encoded by the coding sequence ATGATCTCCTGTGCGGGGTGCATGCAGCGCCCCGCTTTTCAGCAGGTTCGGGACTCTTTTCCCCGCGCGGTGCGCCTGGACGTGCCGTTCGTTCCCCAGACCCAGATCAATGATTGCGGACCGGCGGCCCTTGCCTCGGTGCTGGCTTTTCATGGCCGGTACGTGGAACTGGATGAATTGACTCGCCGTGTCTTCACGCCTGGCCTTGGACGGTCGCTGCTTCCGGACATGGAAAACCATGCCCGGTCGCTGGGCTTTGCGACCCGCTCCGGACGCGGAGACCTGCCCCTGGTCAGGGCGATGATCGATTCCGGGGGGCCGGTCATCCTTCTGCTCGACATGGGCACGAAAATGTTCAGCCAAGGGCATTACGTGGTGGTCTACGGGCATGATCCCGACGGGCTGCTCATGCACATAGGAACCAGGGGAGACATGTATCTGCCCAACCGCGACCTGCTCGACCGCTGGGAACGCATGAACCGACTGTATCTGTTTCTGGAGTGA